The window CCAGAATCTCCGCCGTCAGGTCCTGCGGGGGGGATCGCTTTCGGCCGAATGCCCGGCGACCAGCAAGACCAGCTCCCCTTTCAAAAGGCATCTTTCCCGAATTGATTCGAGAAGTTCCGATATGCTTCCGCGAATGATTTCTTCATGGATTTTGGTCAGTTCTCTGCACAAGGCGGCAGAGCGGTTTCCGAAAACCGGAATCATCTCCTGCAGCAGGCGTTCGATGCGTTTGGGGGATTCATAGAAAACGAGTGTTTTCTCTTCAGAAGCCAGAGACGACAAGAAAAGGAAACGCTCCCGGTTTTTTTTGGGGGGGAAACCGAGAAATACGAAAGCGTCTGTCGGAAAGCCGGATGCGCTTAATGCGGCAATGGCCGCACAGGCGCCCGGAACCGAGACGATGGGAATCCGATGGGCTGCGGCTTCCCGAACGAGCCGGAACCCCGGGTCAGAAATCAGCGGTGTTCCAGCATCCGAAACCAGTGCGATCGATTTTCCAGCAAGCAATTGTTCAACCAGTTGCGCCGTCCGTTCCCGTTCGTTGTGCTCATGATAGGAGACCATCCGCGTCGGGATGTCGTAGGCCTTCAGCAGGACCGCCGTGTGTCGTGTATCTTCCGATGCAATGGCATCGACGTGCTTCAGCACCTCGATAGCCCGCAAGGTGATGTCCTTCAGGTTGCCGATCGGCGTAGCGACAACATAGAGAATGCCGTTGTCCGAATGCCGTTTTGCTTCATCTTCTTGTGGCTTCGAAGGCATTTTGAATCAATTCGATTTGAGGGGTGCCCTGGGTCCAGTCAATCGAAACGACATCGAATCTTGCCTTTGTATGTAACTGCCCTGTTTTTTTCAGGTAAGCCAGTGCGACGCGGGTCAGACGATTCTGTTTCTGGCGAGTAATGGCATGTTTGGGGTTGCCGTATTCGGGGGACAGTCTGGTCTTGACTTCGACAAAGACAAGCGTTGGACCATCTCTTGCGACAATGTCGATTTCTCCGAGATGGTTTCTGGCATTCAACTCAACGAGCTGATACCCGCGTTTTCGAAGGTAATCTGCCGCAAGACCTTCCCCCGATTTTCCGAGTTGATGGGGCTCCGTTTGCATGTGCTCTCCAGAACGCCTTGAAAGCTCCTGCGATGGATGTAACAGATACCCGATGCACGAATGGCCTGGCGGTGCTGTTCTGTCGGGTATCCTTTGTGACTGGCAAAATTGTATTGGGGGTATTGCTCGTGATATTGGGCCATCATCCGGTCCCGTGTGACCTTGGCAATGATGGATGCTGCCGAAATGGAGATGCTGAGCAGATCTCCCTTGGGGATTGCCTGCTGAAAGGGCGTGCCTGCATCGGTTTGCGGCATGGGAATGCGGCAGGTTCCATCGATGAGCAGACAATCGGGGCGGGGATCCAGATTTTCGACGGCAAAGCGCATGGCCAGCAGGGATGCCTGGAGAATGTTGATCCGATCGATCTCCCCTGCATCCACGATACCGATCCCTACCCCGCTGGCTTCCCGGTAAATGACATCGTAGAGGCGGTTTCGTCGTGCCGCGGAAAGCTGTTTGCTGTCGGTGACGCCCTCAAGATCCGCATTTTGGGGCAAAACGACAGCAGCAGCGACTACCGGTCCGGCAAGCGGTCCCCTGCCGGCTTCATCGATCCCCGCGATAATCGAAAACCCCTTCAGGCGGGCCGATTGCTCATAATGCCATGGACCAGGGGGAGGGGTCATCAAAAATCCCGTTTTTCTTTGATCCGGGCTGCCTTGCCCTTGAGGTTTCTGAGATAATAGATTTTTGCCCGGCGCACATCCCCTTTGGAAACCAGTTCGATCTTGTCGATGATGGGCGAGTGCAGCGGGAAAACGCGTTCGACGCCGATACCGTAAGAAACTTTGCGCACCGTAAATGTGGCATTGGTGGTGCCGCGTTTGAGGGCGATGACGACGCCTTCAAAGATCTGAATGCGCTCTTTTTCACCTTCCTGGATCCGGACATGAACTTTGACTGTGTCGCCTGCATGGAATTGCGGCAAGTCAAGCCGCATCATATCTTTCTCGATTTGCTGGATGATCTGCATCTGTCTTACCTCTGTTATCCTCATGGTGGAATGGTTGCAATCCAGGAGCCTTACGCTCCTGAAACGAAAAACGGGATATCGGTGAAAGCCCGACATCACGATTGGATCGACACGGCGGTTCGGATCATTCGTTCGATGTTACCGCCGATAAACACCGAAAGGCGTGGGTTATCCGATGGACGAGGATCCGCCCAGCCCTTACGATTTTGCGCTTCTGCGTTTTCACGATGAATGTTCATAGCGAGGGGCGGGACCCCTGTGAATGAAAATGTAGCCCGGGTTTCCAAACCCGGGACGAGATGTAGTCCGTTTATTCTTGTTTATAAGCGGAATCTGATCGAACCCGGGATTGGAATCCCGGGCTACTTTATTTTATGATAATCCCCCATGCATCGGCGTGAACCCCCGATTGCATGAAAGTCGCTTGACCGAGCCTGGTAAAACAGGAGTCAT of the Desulfatirhabdium butyrativorans DSM 18734 genome contains:
- the rsmI gene encoding 16S rRNA (cytidine(1402)-2'-O)-methyltransferase; translated protein: MPSKPQEDEAKRHSDNGILYVVATPIGNLKDITLRAIEVLKHVDAIASEDTRHTAVLLKAYDIPTRMVSYHEHNERERTAQLVEQLLAGKSIALVSDAGTPLISDPGFRLVREAAAHRIPIVSVPGACAAIAALSASGFPTDAFVFLGFPPKKNRERFLFLSSLASEEKTLVFYESPKRIERLLQEMIPVFGNRSAALCRELTKIHEEIIRGSISELLESIRERCLLKGELVLLVAGHSAESDPPRRT
- a CDS encoding YraN family protein, producing the protein MQTEPHQLGKSGEGLAADYLRKRGYQLVELNARNHLGEIDIVARDGPTLVFVEVKTRLSPEYGNPKHAITRQKQNRLTRVALAYLKKTGQLHTKARFDVVSIDWTQGTPQIELIQNAFEATRR
- a CDS encoding ribonuclease HII — encoded protein: MTPPPGPWHYEQSARLKGFSIIAGIDEAGRGPLAGPVVAAAVVLPQNADLEGVTDSKQLSAARRNRLYDVIYREASGVGIGIVDAGEIDRINILQASLLAMRFAVENLDPRPDCLLIDGTCRIPMPQTDAGTPFQQAIPKGDLLSISISAASIIAKVTRDRMMAQYHEQYPQYNFASHKGYPTEQHRQAIRASGICYIHRRSFQGVLESTCKRSPINSENRGKVLRQITFENAGISSLS
- the rplS gene encoding 50S ribosomal protein L19, with amino-acid sequence MQIIQQIEKDMMRLDLPQFHAGDTVKVHVRIQEGEKERIQIFEGVVIALKRGTTNATFTVRKVSYGIGVERVFPLHSPIIDKIELVSKGDVRRAKIYYLRNLKGKAARIKEKRDF